The Montipora foliosa isolate CH-2021 chromosome 1, ASM3666993v2, whole genome shotgun sequence genome has a window encoding:
- the LOC137980055 gene encoding zinc finger protein 862-like, translating into MMIKEMETLFAFPEESVVHNFYKCTSGHCQHLTAQEQSRLKPSRDRFIHSWLFDKGLNVCRKTGLAWLVYQEGKGMFCFLCKKHNTENQQNKSKVFNATPSIRFKKTAVQDHLSTQQHKDAVEAEMLGRVSVFHKEVEERKVVKEDVMFKAFMTAYWVIKEEIPNRKFSSLIELLTLLGLDHMKHFQYTAQGSVREIFLALGAALQDKLLENVKKAHCFGLLSDEVTDVSVLEMLITFIQYFDNKTGNVETRFLFVEDVLKNSSSANAETIFSVLTSQLTKIGLEVKNCSSLVSDGAAVMTGLRGGVAARLKEVNPRLISMHCLCHKLALACTDTSAQIEYIKNVELWLRQLWKLFDNSPKRTAMYLKVQINMKSLVLSDKSKKVVAKKFKKACQTRWLSFDAATRAIHDDFLALQQTLRQLKDNDAVACGLLSKIDSSKFIGTIYILKEILPVLASLSKNFQRGQVNFSHIEPCIAYTTHKLTEIADSKSPIAALKKDLEGRLSTCELHLTDPQENQLTGLLNKYVAVLKENIHRRFDGDLPIVSAFSIFNPLTLPQPGSGAFKEHGTKQVKTLAVHFFQGDQEEKARQEQLLAEWEKFKFDMHTWRHDIPEEVKVSHLETATEWCLKRLISLKTTYSSVFPALANIAEVCL; encoded by the coding sequence ATGATGATAAAGGAAATGGAGACGCTTTTTGCCTTTCCCGAAGAATCAGTAGTGCACAATTTCTACAAGTGCACTTCAGGCCATTGCCAGCACCTGACAGCCCAAGAACAGTCTCGTCTTAAGCCTAGCCGCGACAGATTCATCCACAGTTGGTTATTTGACAAGGGCCTCAATGTTTGCAGGAAAACAGGTCTGGCTTGGTTAGTATACCAAGAAGGAAAAGGGATGTTCTGTTTTCTGTGCAAGAAGCACAATACGGAAAACCAACAGAACAAGTCCAAAGTTTTCAATGCAACCCCCAGCATACGCTTTAAAAAAACCGCTGTTCAGGATCACTTGTCGACTCAGCAGCATAAGGATGCTGTCGAGGCTGAAATGCTGGGGAGAGTGTCAGTTTTTCATAAAGAGGTAGAGGAAAGAAAAGTAGTGAAAGAGGATGTCATGTTCAAGGCCTTTATGACAGCATACTGGGTCATTAAAGAGGAAATCCCGAATAGAAAATTTTCATCCTTGATTGAGCTGTTAACATTGCTTGGTCTTGATCACATGAAGCATTTTCAGTATACTGCACAGGGTTCCGTTAGGGAAATTTTTTTGGCACTGGGCGCTGCTCTTCAAGACAAGCTGTTGGAAAATGTGAAGAAAGCACACTGCTTTGGGCTTCTCAGTGATGAGGTCACTGATGTATCTGTACTGGAGATGCTTATTACATTCATTCAGTACTTCGACAACAAAACAGGGAATGTTGAGACAAGATTCTTGTTCGTGGAAGATGTTTTAAAAAACTCCTCGTCTGCGAATGCAGAAACCATCTTTTCAGTCCTTACATCCCAACTAACCAAGATTGGTTTAGAGGTCAAGAACTGCAGCTCCCTGGTTTCTGATGGTGCAGCTGTGATGACTGGTTTACGTGGTGGAGTAGCAGCCCGTTTAAAGGAGGTGAATCCTCGCCTAATTTCAATGCACTGCTTGTGCCACAAGCTTGCATTGGCCTGCACAGATACCAGTGCACAGATTGAGTACATAAAAAATGTTGAGCTCTGGTTAAGGCAGCTTTGGAAATTATTTGATAATTCACCAAAGCGGACCGCAATGTACCTGAAAGTACAGATCAATATGAAGTCCCTAGTGTTGTCTGATAAGAGCAAGAAAGTTGTAGCAAAGAAGTTCAAGAAGGCATGCCAGACAAGGTGGTTGTCATTTGATGCAGCAACACGGGCCATCCATGACGATTTTCTGGCATTACAGCAGACGTTGAGACAGCTTAAAGACAACGACGCAGTAGCATGTGGCCTACTCAGTAAGATCGATTCTTCCAAATTTATTGGAACCATCTACATCCTTAAAGAGATTCTCCCTGTCCTCGCCTCGCTAAGCAAGAACTTTCAGCGAGGACAGGTGAACTTTTCCCATATTGAGCCCTGCATTGCTTACACAACCCACAAGTTGACAGAAATCGCAGACTCCAAGTCTCCAATAGCAGCTCTCAAGAAAGATCTAGAGGGACGTCTGTCAACCTGCGAGCTACACTTGACTGACCCTCAGGAAAATCAGCTTACAGGTCTTCTAAACAAGTATGTAGCAGTGCTAAAGGAGAACATTCATCGCAGGTTTGATGGCGACCTCCCTATTGTCAGTGCCTTCTCCATCTTTAATCCATTGACCTTGCCACAACCAGGATCTGGTGCATTTAAGGAACATGGAACAAAGCAAGTTAAGACACTGGCAGTCCATTTCTTTCAAGGTGATCAAGAAGAGAAGGCAAGGCAAGAGCAGCTGCTGGCGGAGTGGGAGAAGTTCAAGTTCGACATGCATACTTGGAGGCACGACATACCGGAAGAGGTAAAGGTGAGCCACCTAGAAACAGCCACAGAATGGTGCCTGAAACGGCTCATTTCCCTCAAGACAACATATAGCAGCGTGTTTCCTGCCCTTGCAAACATCGCTGAAGTGTGCCTGTAA